One region of Streptomyces sp. NBC_00442 genomic DNA includes:
- a CDS encoding acyclic terpene utilization AtuA family protein, producing MNEDGHGGGQGGRILRIGNASGFYGDRFDAMREMLTGGPLDVLTGDYLAELTLLILGRDRLRDPRLGYAKTFLRQLEECLGLARERGVRIVANAGGLNPAGLADAVRELGERVGVPVRVGHVEGDALELPEGALTANAYLGGAGIAACLRGGADVVVTGRVTDAALVTGPAAWWFGWGPDRYDALAGAVVAGHVLECGTQATGGNYSFFTEFAPGALARPGFPLAEIHADGTSVVTKHPGTGGVVDVGTVTAQLLYETNGARYAGPDVTARLDTVRLDQDGPDRVRVTGVRGEAPPPTLKAGITRIGGWRNEVVFVLTGLAVEEKADLVRRQIEDAFARAKSRPAEVGWELARTDRPDAPTEECASALLRLVVRDTDPEAVGRVVSGAAIELALGSYPGFHVTAPPGKGAPYGVFSAAYVDAGAVECVAVLPDGVRELMPPAPRSAVLGPVPEPDPAPFDASGPTRRVPLGVVAGARSGDKGGDVNVGVWARSESVWGWLVSTLTVDVLRQLLPEVGELTVTRHVLPNLRAVNFVVEGLLGEGVASQARFDPQGKGVGEWLRGRVVEVPVALLE from the coding sequence GTGAACGAGGACGGCCACGGTGGCGGGCAGGGCGGGCGAATACTGCGCATCGGGAACGCCTCCGGGTTCTACGGCGACCGGTTCGACGCCATGCGGGAGATGCTCACCGGCGGCCCCCTCGACGTCCTCACCGGCGACTACCTTGCCGAACTCACGCTGCTCATCCTCGGCCGCGACCGGCTGCGCGACCCGCGGCTCGGGTACGCCAAGACGTTCCTGCGGCAACTGGAGGAGTGCCTCGGCCTCGCCCGGGAGCGCGGGGTGCGCATCGTGGCCAACGCCGGGGGCCTCAACCCGGCCGGACTCGCCGACGCCGTAAGGGAGTTGGGCGAGCGGGTCGGCGTTCCCGTGCGGGTCGGCCACGTCGAGGGCGACGCGCTGGAACTGCCCGAGGGCGCGCTCACCGCCAACGCCTACCTCGGCGGCGCCGGCATCGCGGCCTGCCTGCGGGGCGGGGCGGACGTCGTCGTCACCGGCCGGGTCACGGACGCGGCACTCGTCACCGGGCCGGCCGCGTGGTGGTTCGGCTGGGGGCCCGACCGGTACGACGCGCTCGCGGGAGCGGTCGTCGCCGGGCACGTACTGGAATGCGGCACCCAGGCCACCGGCGGAAACTACTCCTTCTTCACCGAGTTCGCGCCCGGCGCCCTCGCGCGGCCCGGCTTTCCCCTCGCCGAGATCCACGCCGACGGCACCAGCGTCGTCACCAAGCATCCCGGCACCGGGGGAGTCGTCGACGTCGGTACGGTCACCGCGCAGCTCCTGTACGAGACGAACGGCGCGCGGTACGCGGGGCCCGACGTCACGGCGCGGCTCGACACGGTACGGCTCGACCAGGACGGGCCCGACCGGGTACGCGTCACCGGCGTGCGCGGCGAGGCGCCGCCGCCGACCCTCAAGGCCGGCATCACCCGCATCGGGGGGTGGCGCAACGAGGTCGTGTTCGTGCTGACCGGGCTCGCCGTCGAGGAGAAGGCCGACCTGGTGCGCCGGCAGATCGAGGACGCGTTCGCGCGTGCCAAGTCCCGCCCGGCCGAGGTCGGATGGGAGCTGGCCCGTACGGACCGGCCGGACGCGCCCACCGAGGAGTGCGCGAGCGCGCTGCTGCGGCTCGTCGTGCGGGACACCGATCCGGAGGCGGTGGGCCGGGTGGTCAGCGGCGCCGCGATCGAGCTGGCGCTCGGCAGCTATCCGGGCTTCCACGTGACGGCGCCGCCGGGGAAGGGCGCGCCGTACGGGGTGTTCTCGGCGGCGTACGTGGACGCGGGCGCGGTCGAGTGTGTCGCCGTACTGCCCGATGGCGTACGGGAGTTGATGCCGCCGGCGCCACGGAGCGCCGTACTCGGCCCGGTCCCGGAACCGGATCCTGCCCCGTTCGATGCCTCGGGGCCCACGCGGCGGGTGCCGTTGGGGGTGGTGGCGGGGGCGCGGAGCGGGGACAAGGGGGGCGACGTGAATGTGGGGGTGTGGGCGCGGTCGGAGAGCGTGTGGGGGTGGTTGGTGTCGACGCTGACGGTCGACGTGTTGCGTCAACTCCTGCCGGAGGTGGGTGAGTTGACGGTCACCCGGCATGTGCTGCCGAACCTTCGGGCGGTGAACTTCGTGGTGGAGGGATTGCTGGGGGAGGGGGTCGCTTCGCAGGCGCGGTTCGATCCTCAGGGGAAGGGAGTGGGGGAGTGGTTGCGGGGGCGGGTGGTGGAGGTGCCGGTCGCTTTGCTGGAGTGA